In one window of Leptospira sp. GIMC2001 DNA:
- a CDS encoding LIC_11959 family protein, translating to MRKIKNYLIEILIVVTVANLSLVDSIWSERFRGPISIQEKRIKDYKSELSSENPNYPKEMHLFFQELMGDYAIFYDLDGNTVHFKYRRNKWDRDAIEAVHNLLPSRSYKVQGEFTGILFFGKNLEGRKQAIPVFLPNNENLELEWKKEPDTIPVFKLVSYNESYSDTIIFESPNEQ from the coding sequence TTGAGGAAAATAAAAAATTACCTAATTGAGATATTAATTGTTGTAACAGTAGCAAATTTGAGCCTAGTAGATTCAATTTGGAGTGAGCGATTTCGCGGACCTATTTCGATCCAAGAGAAAAGAATCAAAGATTATAAATCGGAATTGAGCTCAGAGAATCCTAACTATCCAAAAGAAATGCATTTGTTCTTTCAAGAGTTGATGGGAGATTATGCAATATTTTATGATTTAGATGGCAATACTGTTCACTTCAAATACAGAAGGAATAAATGGGATCGTGATGCAATAGAAGCTGTCCATAATTTATTACCAAGTCGTTCTTACAAAGTTCAAGGAGAGTTCACTGGAATTCTGTTTTTTGGAAAGAATCTAGAAGGCCGCAAGCAAGCGATTCCTGTATTTCTTCCCAATAACGAAAACCTTGAATTGGAATGGAAAAAAGAACCAGACACAATACCAGTATTTAAACTTGTATCATACAATGAATCCTATTCGGACACGATCATTTTTGAATCACCAAATGAACAATAG
- a CDS encoding JAB domain-containing protein, with the protein MSFALRAGSQASGTDPRSRILRDPALLEDWELLSILLRTGSHKTDVYKLSQEILIHVGGLANFASFCQSTLPNIPGLGLAKKTTLLAISELASRIRRSDLLQTISPFPLCDLYNSLWLLTARETRECFYIITFSLEGLVRRVEKVATGTLTEVSIHKRDLAKVALDDSSGYCLIAHNHPQQTCLASIADFNLFAELRRFFAELEISCFDQWVLGIDGLYSCRHSQVLDCKNWSRDFLPEEYSFLTDNLS; encoded by the coding sequence TTGTCTTTCGCTCTAAGGGCAGGGTCGCAGGCATCTGGCACAGACCCTCGCTCACGAATTTTGCGTGATCCTGCATTGCTTGAGGATTGGGAGCTACTTAGCATTTTGCTTAGGACGGGAAGTCATAAGACGGACGTCTATAAGCTATCCCAAGAGATCCTCATCCATGTAGGTGGACTTGCAAATTTTGCCTCGTTCTGTCAATCAACACTCCCCAATATACCTGGACTTGGACTAGCGAAGAAGACAACTCTTCTTGCTATTAGTGAGCTCGCATCCCGTATCCGAAGATCCGATCTTTTGCAAACGATTAGTCCTTTTCCCTTGTGTGACCTCTACAATAGTTTATGGCTACTCACTGCGAGAGAAACTAGGGAATGCTTCTATATCATCACTTTTAGTTTAGAGGGTTTGGTTCGTCGGGTGGAAAAAGTTGCAACTGGAACCTTGACTGAAGTGAGCATACATAAACGAGACCTTGCAAAAGTTGCTCTCGACGATTCATCTGGATATTGCCTTATAGCCCACAATCATCCTCAGCAGACTTGCCTTGCATCCATTGCCGACTTCAATCTATTTGCAGAATTGCGACGATTCTTTGCTGAGTTAGAGATTTCCTGTTTTGATCAATGGGTGCTTGGAATTGACGGACTCTATTCTTGTCGCCACTCTCAAGTTCTCGATTGCAAGAATTGGAGTCGTGATTTTCTTCCAGAGGAATACTCATTTCTAACCGATAATTTATCATAA
- a CDS encoding ABC transporter permease — translation MVSESMSLSYLRIIWVLVRRDYALQYAGSFLGITWMLLQNLTLIFIYAFVFLFSNLRNPGTQADYSGYVFSGLLFWIPLQELLTRGTSIITDNRQLIKRSSLGMDIFLWVPYFQYLIHFFATAIPIVILLQYYSSVNWVGLIVAFVWMGFIGLYVMLLINYLSRLNIIMKDISPLVRLLSQILFWTLPILYYPNGILGTINSFHPFNIPLDIFRSLILESYTSPFVFYSFIPFLLVFFMIWYFSRNRFHKVVLDQL, via the coding sequence ATGGTAAGTGAATCTATGAGTTTGTCATATCTTAGGATCATCTGGGTTCTAGTCCGTAGAGATTACGCACTTCAATATGCAGGAAGTTTTCTTGGCATCACTTGGATGCTATTGCAGAATCTTACTTTAATTTTTATCTATGCATTTGTGTTTCTATTTTCGAATCTAAGAAATCCTGGCACACAAGCGGATTACAGCGGTTATGTGTTCTCTGGATTGCTTTTTTGGATCCCGCTTCAAGAGCTTCTTACTCGAGGGACAAGTATCATCACAGACAATCGCCAATTGATCAAAAGATCAAGTCTTGGAATGGATATTTTTCTCTGGGTTCCGTATTTCCAATATTTGATACATTTCTTTGCGACTGCGATTCCAATCGTGATCCTACTTCAATACTATTCTTCAGTGAATTGGGTTGGATTGATTGTGGCCTTTGTCTGGATGGGTTTTATAGGACTCTATGTAATGCTTCTCATCAACTATCTTTCCCGATTGAATATCATCATGAAAGATATTTCACCTTTGGTGCGTCTGCTTTCGCAAATTTTATTCTGGACACTCCCGATTCTCTATTATCCAAATGGAATCTTGGGTACGATCAATAGTTTTCATCCGTTTAATATTCCTCTAGATATTTTTCGTTCGCTGATTTTGGAAAGTTATACAAGTCCTTTTGTATTCTACTCCTTTATCCCTTTCTTACTTGTATTTTTTATGATCTGGTATTTTTCTAGAAATCGATTTCATAAGGTTGTGTTAGACCAACTTTGA
- a CDS encoding ABC transporter ATP-binding protein, whose product MSLKKVTKDYHGFSGALDRIISGLSFGYLGGKVRFRALNDINLECKPGEILGIIGRNGAGKSTLLKVITGVSGYDSGSIEVSGKVRSILELGVGFNPELSGEENVFYNGLVWGYSTTEIYPVMEKVFDFAGLQDFRNTPIKNYSSGMIMRLGFALATATAPEVLVVDEALAVGDASFQQKCIQRFYDFQKLGTTTIIVSHDLTLLSQLCSRIIVMEKGSIIYDGDSITAVRKYMLTIAGDSNEGKTDFAIGNRLQKLDWKLVRSGVENPTLFFVGDEVSLQVDFILRETLPQITVGFHLEDASGLKVFGTSSFHLGNFLHDLEPGVVHSVVFHFPLNIGVGKYSLGLSLHKGDSHVTDCYYWGEGLFSFEVERIQVPKFIGMSYLPVRMEYTAE is encoded by the coding sequence ATCTCACTCAAGAAAGTAACCAAAGACTATCATGGTTTCTCAGGAGCATTGGATCGAATCATAAGCGGCTTAAGTTTTGGTTATTTGGGTGGAAAAGTTCGCTTCCGCGCATTGAATGATATCAATTTAGAATGCAAACCAGGAGAGATTCTTGGAATCATTGGTCGTAATGGTGCCGGCAAATCCACTTTATTGAAAGTCATAACGGGTGTTAGCGGGTATGATTCTGGCTCAATTGAAGTGTCAGGGAAAGTTCGATCCATTTTGGAATTGGGTGTTGGATTCAATCCAGAACTTTCAGGTGAAGAAAATGTTTTCTACAACGGTCTCGTCTGGGGCTATTCCACTACAGAAATCTATCCCGTAATGGAGAAGGTTTTTGATTTCGCAGGACTCCAAGATTTTCGTAATACTCCAATTAAGAATTATTCTTCAGGCATGATCATGCGATTGGGGTTTGCACTCGCGACGGCAACTGCGCCAGAAGTTCTTGTTGTCGACGAGGCACTTGCTGTTGGAGATGCGAGTTTTCAGCAGAAATGCATCCAAAGATTCTACGACTTCCAAAAGCTCGGAACAACAACAATTATCGTTAGTCACGATCTTACGCTTTTGTCTCAACTTTGCTCTCGAATCATTGTTATGGAAAAGGGTTCGATCATCTATGACGGAGATTCCATTACAGCTGTGCGCAAATATATGCTAACAATAGCAGGTGATTCCAACGAAGGGAAAACGGATTTCGCAATTGGGAATCGATTGCAGAAATTAGATTGGAAATTAGTTCGCAGCGGCGTCGAGAATCCGACTCTTTTTTTTGTTGGTGATGAAGTGAGTTTGCAAGTGGATTTTATTTTGCGAGAAACGCTTCCACAGATAACTGTGGGTTTTCATCTAGAAGATGCAAGTGGACTCAAAGTATTTGGAACATCTAGTTTCCATCTAGGAAATTTTTTACATGATCTGGAACCCGGTGTAGTGCATTCAGTTGTTTTCCATTTTCCCTTAAATATTGGCGTTGGGAAATATTCTCTCGGACTCAGTCTCCATAAAGGTGACAGCCATGTTACAGATTGTTACTATTGGGGTGAGGGATTATTCTCATTTGAAGTTGAGAGAATCCAAGTTCCGAAATTCATCGGGATGTCCTATCTTCCAGTTCGCATGGAATATACTGCAGAATAA
- a CDS encoding UDP-glucose dehydrogenase family protein: MKVCVIGTGYVGLVAGTCFAEYGNDVICVDKDAKKIENLRNGIIPIYEPGLSELVLNNAKEQRLKFTTSLSDGVQASDFVFIAVGTPTLADGSADLSMVYGVAKEVGLAMNGYKIVVDKSTVPVGTADGVKKVLSENTKHPFDVVSNPEFLKEGAAIEDFMKPERVVIGADSDKALDLMAELYSPFVLNGNPILRMSLRSAELTKYACNAFLATKISFSNEIANLCDAVGANYEDVRKGMGTDSRIGRQFLYAGIGYGGSCFPKDVQALIKTSQESGSPVRIIEMVEEVNESQKTILLSKILKHYNTEDLSGKTFGIWGLAFKPGTDDMREAPSIPLILELHKRGAKIQAFDPVAKETSEYYFKGKVEYKENPYEAIKGADALLLVTEWREFREPDFTKIKSLLTSPVIFDGRNQYKPKNMEKLGFSYYSIGTR; this comes from the coding sequence ATGAAAGTATGCGTAATTGGAACTGGATATGTTGGCCTCGTTGCAGGAACTTGCTTTGCAGAATACGGAAATGACGTTATCTGCGTTGATAAAGATGCAAAGAAAATTGAAAATTTACGAAATGGTATCATCCCAATCTACGAACCTGGTCTATCCGAATTGGTTCTCAATAACGCAAAAGAGCAAAGATTAAAATTTACGACCTCACTCAGCGACGGTGTTCAAGCAAGTGACTTTGTTTTTATAGCTGTAGGAACTCCTACTTTAGCAGACGGATCTGCTGATCTGTCAATGGTCTACGGCGTCGCAAAAGAAGTCGGTCTTGCTATGAACGGTTACAAAATTGTTGTAGATAAATCCACCGTTCCTGTTGGCACAGCAGACGGAGTCAAAAAAGTTCTATCCGAGAACACCAAACATCCATTTGATGTTGTATCCAATCCTGAGTTCTTGAAAGAAGGTGCAGCAATTGAAGATTTTATGAAACCTGAGAGAGTTGTAATAGGTGCTGATTCCGACAAAGCTCTTGATTTGATGGCAGAGCTTTACAGTCCGTTCGTTCTGAACGGTAATCCGATTCTAAGAATGAGCCTGCGTTCAGCTGAACTCACTAAATATGCATGCAATGCTTTTCTTGCGACTAAGATTTCTTTCTCGAATGAGATAGCCAATCTATGTGACGCCGTGGGTGCGAACTATGAAGACGTAAGAAAAGGAATGGGAACTGATTCAAGAATTGGTAGGCAATTCTTGTATGCAGGAATAGGTTACGGTGGTTCGTGCTTTCCAAAAGATGTCCAAGCACTCATCAAAACTTCACAAGAGTCCGGGTCTCCCGTTCGAATCATTGAAATGGTTGAAGAAGTAAATGAAAGCCAGAAGACAATTCTCTTGAGTAAAATATTAAAACATTATAATACAGAAGACCTTTCTGGCAAAACTTTTGGAATATGGGGACTTGCTTTTAAACCGGGAACAGATGATATGCGTGAAGCTCCATCCATTCCTTTGATCTTAGAACTGCATAAACGTGGCGCAAAAATCCAAGCTTTCGATCCAGTAGCCAAAGAAACATCCGAGTACTACTTCAAAGGTAAAGTAGAATATAAAGAAAATCCTTATGAAGCAATCAAAGGTGCAGATGCTCTATTGCTTGTAACTGAGTGGCGCGAATTCAGGGAGCCGGATTTTACTAAGATAAAATCCTTATTAACATCACCTGTTATTTTTGATGGAAGAAATCAATACAAACCTAAGAATATGGAGAAGCTTGGTTTCTCGTACTATTCAATAGGAACTAGATAG
- a CDS encoding class I SAM-dependent methyltransferase encodes MTEDSWLKRWNERYREIEYAYGEEPNDFLRSQLSKLQPGRILFPADGEGRNSVYAAKLGWNVSAFDISSEGKKKADQLAEKNQVIIDYQVCDIEKLKYNLEEFDAIALIYAHFPANLKSYYHKTLDKYLKTGGIIIFEAFSKKHIDYIKANEKVGGPRDIESLFSIEEMKQDFANYQILELEETEIELKEGQYHNGIGSVIRFIGMKK; translated from the coding sequence GTGACTGAAGATAGTTGGCTAAAGCGTTGGAACGAACGTTATAGAGAAATCGAATATGCTTATGGCGAAGAGCCAAACGATTTTCTAAGAAGCCAATTGTCCAAGTTACAACCTGGGAGAATTCTTTTTCCAGCTGATGGAGAAGGTCGTAACTCTGTTTATGCGGCAAAACTTGGCTGGAACGTTTCTGCATTTGATATAAGTTCTGAAGGCAAAAAGAAAGCAGATCAACTTGCAGAAAAAAATCAAGTAATTATTGATTATCAAGTCTGTGATATAGAGAAACTAAAATACAATTTAGAAGAATTCGATGCAATTGCTTTGATATATGCTCACTTCCCAGCAAATTTGAAATCGTATTATCATAAAACCCTAGATAAATATCTAAAAACTGGTGGAATAATTATATTTGAAGCATTCAGCAAAAAGCATATCGACTATATTAAGGCTAACGAAAAAGTCGGCGGACCTCGCGACATTGAGAGCCTTTTTTCTATAGAGGAAATGAAACAAGATTTTGCAAATTATCAAATATTGGAATTGGAAGAAACAGAAATCGAATTAAAAGAAGGTCAATATCATAATGGAATAGGATCCGTTATCAGATTTATTGGAATGAAGAAGTAG
- a CDS encoding SPFH domain-containing protein, translated as MFGIRFIKTRPIDYVIQFASGKINKKGAGLSFFYFAPSSTLVIVPADTRDAPFIFQEMTKDYQDISIQGQVTFKVNNPEKLASLLDFTIDGTGRYMGDGIEKLNLRMTNLIQVAVREKFRSLDLTEALTAASELYEPVLQRLKSSSTLVELGIDVLDFNILKISPAPEMARALEATTREGFLQTADEAVFHRRNFAVEQERKIKENELQTQIAVEEKNRTIRETKMNAEISVQEKQKLVEIAKMESVQAIESKKLEIEQLKLNSRIEQEKKKTELISSQTKNMLEYAKAKGASMKEELSAFKEIPIEFMEVLASNQMDSSKLIARAFRDIAKNSEKIGNLNISPDLLNMLMDKENPNV; from the coding sequence ATGTTCGGTATACGATTTATAAAAACTAGACCCATAGACTATGTCATTCAATTTGCATCTGGTAAGATTAATAAGAAGGGTGCAGGGTTAAGTTTTTTCTATTTTGCACCATCATCCACTCTTGTGATAGTGCCAGCCGATACAAGAGATGCACCTTTTATCTTTCAAGAGATGACCAAGGACTACCAAGACATAAGCATCCAAGGACAAGTTACTTTCAAAGTCAACAATCCTGAAAAGTTAGCATCCCTACTTGATTTCACCATAGATGGGACGGGTCGTTATATGGGAGATGGGATTGAAAAATTGAATCTAAGAATGACGAATCTTATCCAAGTTGCCGTTCGAGAAAAATTTCGTTCTCTGGATCTGACTGAGGCACTCACAGCTGCTTCAGAGTTGTATGAACCAGTTCTACAGCGTCTAAAAAGTTCATCAACATTGGTTGAGTTGGGAATTGATGTATTGGATTTTAATATTCTAAAAATTAGTCCAGCACCAGAGATGGCTCGCGCACTTGAAGCAACCACTCGAGAAGGATTCTTACAAACAGCGGATGAGGCAGTCTTTCACAGAAGAAATTTTGCTGTTGAGCAAGAAAGAAAAATCAAAGAAAACGAATTGCAAACACAAATAGCTGTAGAAGAAAAAAATCGAACCATTCGTGAAACGAAAATGAATGCAGAAATCTCCGTTCAAGAAAAACAAAAACTTGTAGAAATCGCAAAGATGGAATCTGTACAAGCAATTGAATCTAAGAAATTAGAAATTGAACAATTGAAATTGAATTCTAGAATCGAACAAGAGAAGAAGAAAACCGAACTCATCAGTAGCCAAACAAAGAATATGTTAGAATATGCGAAAGCAAAAGGTGCTTCTATGAAAGAGGAATTGTCTGCTTTCAAAGAGATTCCCATTGAATTTATGGAGGTTCTTGCATCCAACCAAATGGATAGTTCGAAACTCATTGCCCGAGCATTCCGAGATATTGCGAAGAATTCAGAAAAAATCGGTAATCTAAACATAAGTCCTGATTTATTGAATATGCTAATGGACAAAGAAAATCCAAATGTTTAG
- a CDS encoding NAD+ kinase — protein sequence MFDKIVIVTRSTRLEESIRKFNTKGQAKFYVTNRGQSFEDYELEYDNYSKAKEQVIRAIDPGIKYHLIDRSYLTNYVFGPNDLVLTLGQDGLVVNTAKYLTGQPIFAVNPDPARFDGVLLPFTTDDIQTNLSRVFEAQPSFHDITMAQVQLGDNQKLYAFNDFFIGPKSQSSARYTIHYRSESERQISSGIIVSTPAGSTGWFSSVFNMANGMNRFANSEIQLTLTQMSWSDKRLLFAVREPFMSQWSKADIVAGTVDSGEELVLESHMPENGVIFSDGMETDFLEFTTGTTAKIKLADKITKLIAASQKG from the coding sequence TTGTTCGATAAAATTGTAATTGTAACTCGTAGCACTCGTCTTGAAGAAAGTATTAGAAAGTTTAATACGAAAGGGCAAGCTAAGTTCTATGTTACAAATCGTGGACAATCTTTTGAAGATTATGAATTGGAGTATGATAATTATTCCAAAGCAAAAGAGCAAGTAATTCGAGCAATCGATCCAGGAATCAAATACCATCTCATTGATCGATCCTATCTTACCAATTATGTTTTTGGTCCAAATGATTTGGTTCTAACATTGGGTCAGGATGGATTGGTTGTTAACACTGCAAAGTACCTAACGGGGCAGCCAATTTTTGCTGTAAATCCTGATCCAGCGAGATTTGACGGAGTTCTATTGCCTTTTACAACGGATGATATCCAAACCAATCTCAGTCGTGTATTCGAAGCTCAACCTTCCTTCCATGATATCACAATGGCACAGGTTCAATTGGGCGATAATCAGAAACTGTATGCCTTCAATGATTTTTTTATAGGACCGAAATCACAATCTAGCGCTAGATATACGATTCATTATAGATCGGAATCGGAAAGACAAATTTCTAGTGGCATCATCGTTTCAACGCCTGCAGGTTCGACTGGTTGGTTTAGTTCTGTTTTCAATATGGCAAATGGAATGAATCGTTTTGCAAATTCTGAAATACAATTAACTCTCACTCAGATGAGTTGGAGCGATAAGCGCCTGTTATTTGCAGTCAGGGAACCTTTTATGAGTCAATGGAGTAAAGCAGATATTGTAGCTGGAACTGTGGATTCAGGCGAAGAGTTGGTTCTTGAGAGTCATATGCCAGAAAACGGTGTCATTTTTTCTGATGGAATGGAGACTGATTTCTTGGAATTTACAACAGGAACTACGGCTAAAATTAAATTAGCCGATAAAATCACTAAATTAATTGCAGCATCGCAGAAAGGATAA